In a genomic window of Streptomyces katrae:
- a CDS encoding YlxR family protein translates to MSGRTQARACPERTCVGCRERAAKNDLLRIVAIGDECVPDPRGTLPGRGAYVHPAVVCLDQAVRRRAFPRALRSAGPLDTEGLRTVLADRAVATP, encoded by the coding sequence GTGTCTGGCCGGACGCAAGCCCGCGCATGCCCCGAACGCACCTGTGTCGGGTGCCGGGAGCGAGCGGCCAAGAACGATCTGCTGCGCATCGTGGCGATCGGGGACGAATGCGTCCCCGATCCTCGCGGTACGCTGCCCGGCCGGGGTGCGTACGTGCACCCTGCCGTGGTCTGCCTCGACCAGGCGGTCCGCCGCCGGGCGTTCCCCCGGGCCCTGCGGTCCGCCGGACCGCTCGACACGGAGGGTCTGCGCACGGTCCTGGCAGACCGGGCCGTGGCGACACCGTAA
- the infB gene encoding translation initiation factor IF-2: protein MAKVRVYELAKEFGVESKVVMAKLQELGEFVRSASSTIEAPVVRKLTDALQGPGGNAGKSAAKPGAPRKAAPAKPAAPSPATAARPAPKPGAPAPKPAAAEAPAAPAPVTPAAPGPRPGPKAPAAPKPAPAAPVATEFSAPPAAPARPAASPGPRPAQQRPAGPGQGGARPGAPRPAGATPGAQAPRPGAPAPRPQGARPAGPRPGNNPFTSGGSTGMARPQAPRPAGAPRPGAPGAGGQGAPRPQGGPGGAPRPQGPGGARPTPGGMPRPQGGAPRPAPGGNRPNPGMMPQRPAAGGPGPRPGGGPRPGPGGAGRPGGPGRPGGGFAGRPAGPGSRPAGGGFGGPRPGGGGFGGGPAGAGGGGRPGFGGRPGGPGARGGTQGAFGRPGGPARRGRKSKRQRRQEYEAMQAPSVGGVMLPRGNGETVRLSRGASLTDFAEKINANPASLVAVMMNLGEMVTATQSVSDETLQLLADEMNYTVQIVSPEEEDRELLEGFDIEFGEDEGGEEFLMPRPPVVTVMGHVDHGKTRLLDAIRKTNVVAGEAGGITQHIGAYQVSTQVNDEDRRITFIDTPGHEAFTAMRARGAKSTDIAILVVAANDGVMPQTIEALNHAKAAGVPIVVAVNKIDVEGADPVKVRGQLTEFGLVAEEYGGDTMFVDISAKQGLHIDSLLEAVVLTADASLDLRANPEQDAQGIAIESHLDRGRGAVATVLVQRGTLRVGDTMVVGDAYGRVRAMLDDKGNNVEEAGPSTPVLVLGLTNVPGAGDNFLVVDEDRTARQIAEKRAARERNANFAKRVRRVSLEDLDSVLKAGLVQELNLIIKGDASGAVEALESSLLQLDVGEEVDIRVLHRGVGAVTESDISLAMGSDAIVIGYNVRAAGRAAQMADREGVDVRYYSVIYQAIEEIEAALKGLLKPEYEEVELGTAEIREIFRSSKLGNIAGVLVRSGEVKRNTKARLLRDGKVIAENLTISGLRRFKDDVTEIREGFEGGINLGSFNDIKIDDVIATYEMREKPRA, encoded by the coding sequence GTGGCTAAGGTCCGGGTATACGAACTCGCCAAGGAGTTCGGGGTTGAGAGCAAGGTCGTCATGGCCAAGCTCCAAGAACTCGGTGAATTCGTCCGTTCGGCGTCCTCGACGATCGAGGCGCCGGTTGTACGCAAGTTGACTGACGCACTGCAGGGGCCCGGCGGCAACGCCGGCAAGTCCGCTGCGAAGCCCGGCGCGCCCCGCAAGGCCGCGCCCGCCAAGCCCGCGGCGCCCTCCCCGGCGACCGCGGCACGTCCTGCCCCGAAGCCCGGCGCACCGGCCCCCAAGCCGGCCGCTGCCGAGGCCCCGGCGGCTCCCGCCCCGGTGACTCCGGCCGCTCCCGGCCCGCGTCCCGGCCCCAAGGCTCCGGCCGCCCCGAAGCCCGCTCCGGCGGCTCCCGTGGCGACCGAGTTCTCCGCGCCCCCGGCCGCCCCCGCGCGTCCGGCCGCGTCCCCCGGCCCCCGTCCGGCGCAGCAGCGTCCGGCCGGCCCGGGTCAGGGCGGCGCGCGTCCCGGCGCCCCGCGTCCGGCCGGCGCCACCCCCGGTGCCCAGGCCCCGCGTCCGGGTGCTCCGGCTCCGCGTCCGCAGGGCGCCCGTCCGGCCGGTCCCCGTCCGGGCAACAACCCGTTCACGTCCGGCGGCTCCACCGGTATGGCGCGCCCGCAGGCGCCCCGTCCGGCCGGCGCCCCGCGTCCCGGTGCCCCCGGCGCCGGCGGCCAGGGTGCCCCGCGTCCGCAGGGCGGCCCCGGCGGCGCCCCGCGCCCGCAGGGTCCCGGCGGCGCCCGTCCGACCCCGGGCGGCATGCCCCGTCCGCAGGGCGGCGCTCCGCGTCCGGCCCCGGGCGGCAACCGTCCGAACCCCGGCATGATGCCGCAGCGTCCCGCTGCCGGCGGTCCCGGTCCCCGTCCCGGCGGCGGTCCCCGCCCCGGTCCGGGCGGCGCAGGCCGTCCCGGCGGTCCGGGTCGTCCCGGCGGCGGCTTCGCCGGCCGTCCGGCCGGTCCGGGCTCGCGTCCGGCCGGTGGCGGCTTCGGCGGCCCGCGTCCGGGTGGCGGCGGCTTCGGCGGCGGCCCGGCCGGCGCCGGCGGCGGCGGTCGTCCCGGCTTCGGCGGTCGTCCCGGCGGCCCGGGTGCCCGTGGTGGCACGCAGGGTGCCTTCGGCCGTCCCGGCGGGCCCGCCCGTCGCGGTCGCAAGTCGAAGCGTCAGAGGCGCCAGGAGTACGAGGCCATGCAGGCCCCGTCCGTGGGCGGCGTGATGCTGCCCCGCGGCAACGGCGAGACCGTTCGCCTGTCGCGCGGTGCGTCCCTCACCGACTTCGCGGAGAAGATCAACGCCAACCCGGCGTCGCTGGTCGCGGTCATGATGAACCTCGGCGAGATGGTCACTGCCACGCAGTCCGTCTCCGACGAGACCCTCCAGCTCCTCGCCGACGAGATGAACTACACCGTTCAGATCGTCAGCCCGGAGGAGGAGGACCGCGAGCTGCTCGAGGGCTTCGACATCGAGTTCGGCGAGGACGAGGGCGGCGAGGAATTCCTCATGCCGCGTCCGCCGGTCGTGACCGTCATGGGTCACGTCGACCACGGTAAGACCCGCCTGCTCGACGCCATCCGCAAGACGAACGTCGTCGCGGGCGAGGCCGGTGGCATCACCCAGCACATCGGTGCCTACCAGGTCTCCACCCAGGTCAACGACGAAGACCGTCGCATCACCTTCATCGACACCCCGGGTCACGAGGCGTTCACCGCCATGCGTGCCCGTGGTGCCAAGTCGACCGACATCGCGATCCTCGTGGTCGCGGCCAACGACGGCGTCATGCCGCAGACGATCGAGGCGCTCAACCACGCCAAGGCCGCCGGCGTCCCGATCGTCGTCGCGGTCAACAAGATCGACGTCGAGGGTGCCGACCCGGTCAAGGTGCGCGGTCAGCTCACCGAGTTCGGTCTGGTCGCCGAGGAGTACGGCGGCGACACGATGTTCGTCGACATCTCCGCCAAGCAGGGTCTGCACATCGACTCCCTGCTGGAGGCCGTCGTCCTCACCGCCGACGCCTCCCTCGACCTGCGCGCCAACCCCGAGCAGGACGCTCAGGGTATTGCGATCGAGTCCCACCTCGACCGTGGCCGCGGTGCCGTCGCCACCGTCCTCGTTCAGCGCGGTACCCTCCGCGTCGGCGACACGATGGTCGTGGGCGACGCCTACGGCCGCGTGCGCGCCATGCTCGACGACAAGGGCAACAACGTCGAGGAAGCGGGTCCGTCGACCCCCGTCCTGGTCCTGGGTCTCACCAACGTCCCCGGCGCCGGCGACAACTTCCTCGTCGTCGACGAGGACCGCACCGCCCGTCAGATCGCCGAGAAGCGTGCTGCGCGTGAGCGCAACGCCAACTTCGCCAAGCGCGTCCGCCGGGTGTCCCTGGAAGACCTCGACTCGGTCCTCAAGGCCGGTCTGGTCCAGGAACTCAACCTCATCATCAAGGGCGACGCGTCCGGTGCGGTCGAGGCCCTCGAGTCCTCGCTGCTCCAGCTCGACGTCGGTGAAGAGGTCGACATCCGCGTCCTGCACCGCGGTGTGGGTGCGGTCACCGAGTCGGACATCTCGCTGGCGATGGGCTCCGACGCCATCGTCATCGGTTACAACGTCCGTGCGGCCGGCCGTGCCGCGCAGATGGCGGACCGCGAGGGCGTCGACGTCCGGTACTACTCGGTGATCTACCAGGCCATCGAGGAGATCGAGGCGGCCCTGAAGGGTCTGCTCAAGCCGGAGTACGAAGAGGTCGAGCTCGGCACGGCGGAGATCCGCGAGATCTTCCGCTCGTCCAAGCTGGGCAACATCGCCGGTGTCCTGGTCCGCTCGGGCGAGGTCAAGCGCAACACCAAGGCGCGGCTCCTGCGCGATGGCAAGGTCATCGCCGAGAACCTCACCATCTCGGGTCTGCGCCGCTTCAAGGACGACGTCACCGAGATCCGCGAAGGCTTCGAGGGCGGTATCAACCTCGGCTCCTTCAACGACATCAAGATCGACGACGTCATCGCGACGTACGAGATGCGCGAGAAGCCCCGCGCGTAA
- the rbfA gene encoding 30S ribosome-binding factor RbfA, with amino-acid sequence MADNARAKKLADLIREVVAQKLQRGVKDPRLGTHVTITDTRVTGDLREATVFYTVYGDDEDRASAAAGLESAKGVLRSAVGRAAGTKFTPTLTFVADALPENAKTIEDLLDKARASDAQVREVSSGAQYAGEADPYKKPDEDSDDSEDTAAE; translated from the coding sequence GTGGCCGACAATGCGCGGGCGAAGAAGCTGGCGGACCTCATCCGGGAGGTGGTGGCGCAGAAGCTGCAGCGTGGAGTCAAGGACCCCCGCCTCGGCACGCACGTGACCATCACCGACACCCGGGTCACCGGCGACCTGCGGGAGGCCACGGTCTTCTACACGGTCTACGGCGACGACGAGGACCGGGCCAGCGCGGCAGCGGGCCTGGAGAGCGCCAAGGGCGTACTGCGTTCCGCGGTCGGCCGGGCGGCGGGGACCAAGTTCACGCCCACCCTGACCTTCGTCGCGGACGCCCTCCCGGAGAACGCCAAGACCATCGAGGACCTCCTCGACAAGGCGCGCGCCTCCGACGCCCAGGTGCGCGAGGTCTCCTCCGGCGCCCAGTACGCCGGTGAGGCCGACCCGTACAAGAAGCCCGATGAGGACTCCGACGACTCCGAGGACACAGCCGCGGAATGA
- a CDS encoding S1 family peptidase: MSDEVTGGAGSAGAAPWGAAGYAGGEERAEYPGGVEHPGGLEHPAPAEPVELVTIRDPAGRTRGSGFVADDRGTVLTAHEAVEGLERVVLHAPGERTWRTDAAEVTLLPELGLALVPSDGLGARPVPVAVRGTIPSGTYVRVPARGWRQARVLGAGADVGHTAGGRRMVLPATVELAIGTDGRDALLLGGEACGGPVLDAETGAVLAVLGTALTAERRSGNFAVPLRAAAAITPGGPLAALLERNGATVPGYGAELNLAGALELTATTVGSAFPPAARTGPEPVARPAIAAGLAAFTAGQDLVLGLVGDPGTGRTTALAALAADRARGPRPAPTLWLRGADLRADDTSLADAVTRALAEAVRIVTAGGAPAAAAREPAAEGTAERVARLAGAAGRALLVLLDAPEEMPPALAHRLAPWTVSTAAWLCGTGARLVVAARPEHWERAGALYPPELLHTPQRSAPRLPPALPVGDFTPAEADAARARLGVPAGAVREADARHPLTLGLLAGIRAAGVTEGRPTRDEVFAAHLDLLCLRVALRITTAARSSDTRPPGPGPDGGGAGLAGQADGGQAASGAWAEAPGPDGDRPTGSWSAADWSAGSWPGGDRSAGSSSGTDGSSPTWPGGHPSAPSRPGAGRPTGPRPGADPSGGPGTAGGGQPPGGVYGPGVRRLAARVAGRVHEAARRCLGPGQGQLDRAAFEELFPWRTGWASAVLTEGLLVPAGPGYRFAHEELSDWLQACHLDVPGALDSLVHSGPAVPGPPVPRHRIGPVLEALRRLPGAGKAEEQARLVDALNAFAQAPPGEVHPDRVWWAARLLRGALLSAPDATAHLPVLHALAEHVTRTGAQDFGGWFWNRLRLPESDRLDLLRRLLPSDHRYLEAAGRRLARAPQLVLSLLCAWFTDERRLRGRPGATVATAAQALLHTHRGLALDDLTEALVDAAHPRADELLAVLAEDEPSALSRAVDRWAHDERPGRRVAAAAYGLATAPHVRTPADRELLRYAAEALLARPGDLPLHGSALGMLLRDPQARARHLTDALECFRDPGRGSRLPASALVAALPVLPDPDAVFDALRARADGEVLRALAALTTPALARRAGDLVREHLARHPEDAPHAAAFVDRRLEQGPAAAPVLRPLVLGLLRTAPPPVRAALAGVLAPPGGEPGSALRAELAETLLREEPDPQVLGAFLTALAAATSARPEERTRELLRRTGRQLLRTPGGPEVFEQRIVELVRADPVFGALVARWLAESGAEAAALLGPGARRTVETLSRSAPDVT, from the coding sequence TTGTCGGACGAGGTCACAGGTGGTGCGGGGAGCGCCGGGGCGGCCCCCTGGGGAGCCGCGGGGTACGCGGGAGGCGAGGAGCGCGCGGAGTACCCGGGAGGCGTGGAGCACCCCGGGGGCCTGGAGCACCCCGCGCCCGCGGAGCCGGTGGAACTCGTCACGATCCGGGACCCGGCCGGACGGACCCGCGGCAGTGGCTTCGTCGCCGACGACCGCGGGACGGTGCTGACCGCCCACGAGGCCGTCGAGGGTCTAGAACGGGTCGTGCTGCACGCGCCCGGCGAGCGGACCTGGCGGACCGACGCCGCGGAAGTGACCCTCCTGCCCGAGCTCGGGCTGGCGCTGGTCCCGAGCGACGGACTCGGGGCGCGGCCGGTGCCGGTGGCCGTGCGCGGGACGATCCCCTCCGGAACGTACGTACGCGTCCCCGCGCGGGGCTGGCGCCAGGCCCGGGTGCTCGGGGCGGGCGCGGACGTCGGCCACACCGCGGGCGGGCGCCGGATGGTGCTGCCCGCCACCGTGGAGCTGGCGATCGGCACGGACGGCCGGGACGCCCTCCTGCTGGGTGGCGAGGCCTGCGGGGGGCCGGTCCTCGACGCGGAGACCGGAGCGGTGCTCGCGGTACTGGGCACCGCCCTCACCGCGGAGCGGCGCTCCGGCAACTTCGCCGTCCCCCTGCGCGCGGCCGCCGCCATCACCCCCGGAGGCCCCCTCGCGGCCCTGCTGGAGCGCAACGGCGCCACCGTCCCCGGGTACGGGGCCGAGCTCAACCTGGCGGGGGCGCTGGAGCTGACCGCGACCACCGTCGGCTCGGCGTTCCCCCCGGCGGCCCGCACCGGGCCGGAACCCGTGGCACGGCCCGCCATCGCCGCCGGGCTGGCCGCCTTCACCGCCGGGCAGGACCTCGTCCTCGGGCTCGTCGGCGACCCCGGCACCGGCCGCACCACCGCCCTCGCCGCCCTGGCCGCCGACCGGGCCCGCGGCCCCCGCCCCGCCCCCACCCTCTGGCTGCGCGGCGCCGACCTGCGGGCCGACGACACCTCCCTGGCCGACGCCGTGACCCGGGCGCTCGCTGAGGCCGTCCGCATCGTCACCGCGGGCGGCGCCCCGGCAGCGGCGGCGCGGGAGCCGGCCGCCGAGGGGACGGCGGAGCGCGTGGCCCGGCTGGCGGGGGCGGCCGGGCGGGCGCTGCTCGTCCTGCTGGACGCCCCCGAGGAGATGCCGCCCGCCCTGGCCCACCGGCTCGCGCCGTGGACGGTGTCCACCGCCGCCTGGCTGTGCGGCACCGGCGCCCGGCTGGTGGTCGCCGCCCGGCCCGAGCACTGGGAGCGGGCCGGCGCCCTCTACCCGCCGGAGCTGCTGCACACCCCGCAACGCTCCGCCCCGCGGCTGCCGCCCGCCCTGCCCGTCGGGGACTTCACCCCGGCGGAGGCGGACGCGGCCCGGGCCCGCCTGGGCGTCCCGGCCGGCGCGGTACGGGAGGCGGACGCCCGCCACCCCCTCACCCTCGGCCTGCTCGCGGGAATCCGCGCCGCCGGGGTCACGGAGGGCCGCCCGACCCGTGACGAGGTCTTCGCCGCCCACCTGGACCTCCTGTGCCTGCGGGTGGCCCTGCGCATCACGACCGCCGCGCGCTCCAGCGACACCCGCCCGCCGGGCCCCGGCCCGGACGGCGGCGGCGCCGGCCTGGCCGGGCAGGCCGACGGCGGGCAGGCGGCGTCGGGGGCGTGGGCGGAGGCCCCCGGACCGGACGGGGACCGGCCCACGGGCTCGTGGTCCGCAGCGGACTGGTCCGCGGGCTCGTGGCCGGGCGGGGACCGGTCCGCGGGCTCGTCCTCGGGGACGGACGGCTCTTCGCCCACGTGGCCGGGCGGACACCCCTCCGCACCCTCCCGCCCCGGCGCCGGCCGGCCCACCGGCCCCCGCCCCGGTGCGGACCCGTCCGGCGGCCCGGGGACCGCCGGGGGCGGGCAGCCGCCCGGCGGGGTGTACGGCCCCGGGGTGCGGCGGCTCGCCGCGCGCGTGGCCGGGCGGGTGCACGAGGCCGCGCGGCGGTGTCTGGGGCCCGGGCAGGGACAGCTCGACCGGGCCGCCTTCGAGGAACTGTTCCCCTGGCGCACCGGCTGGGCCTCAGCCGTCCTCACCGAGGGCCTCCTCGTCCCCGCCGGCCCCGGCTACCGCTTCGCCCACGAGGAGCTCTCCGACTGGCTCCAGGCCTGCCACCTCGACGTCCCCGGCGCCCTCGACTCCCTCGTCCACTCCGGCCCCGCCGTACCCGGCCCGCCCGTGCCCCGGCACCGGATCGGGCCCGTCCTCGAAGCCCTCCGCCGGCTTCCCGGCGCCGGGAAGGCCGAGGAGCAGGCCCGGCTGGTCGACGCCCTGAACGCCTTCGCCCAGGCCCCGCCGGGGGAGGTGCACCCCGACCGCGTCTGGTGGGCCGCCCGGCTCCTGCGCGGGGCCCTGCTCAGCGCCCCTGACGCCACCGCCCACCTGCCCGTCCTGCACGCCCTCGCCGAGCACGTGACCCGGACCGGCGCGCAGGACTTCGGCGGCTGGTTCTGGAACCGGCTCCGGCTGCCCGAGTCCGACCGGCTCGACCTCCTGCGCCGCCTGCTGCCCTCCGACCACCGCTACCTCGAGGCCGCCGGACGCCGCCTCGCCCGCGCCCCGCAACTCGTCCTGTCCCTCCTCTGCGCCTGGTTCACCGACGAACGCCGACTGCGCGGCCGCCCCGGAGCCACCGTGGCCACCGCCGCCCAGGCGCTCCTGCACACCCACCGCGGCCTCGCCCTCGACGACCTCACCGAAGCCCTCGTCGACGCCGCCCACCCCCGCGCCGACGAACTCCTCGCCGTCCTCGCCGAGGACGAACCCTCCGCCCTGTCCCGCGCCGTCGACCGCTGGGCCCACGACGAGCGCCCCGGCCGGCGGGTGGCCGCCGCCGCGTACGGGCTGGCCACCGCCCCGCACGTCCGCACCCCCGCCGACCGGGAGCTGCTGCGCTACGCCGCCGAGGCGCTCCTCGCCCGCCCCGGCGACCTCCCCCTGCACGGCAGCGCCCTCGGGATGCTGCTGCGGGACCCGCAGGCCCGCGCCCGCCACCTCACCGACGCCCTCGAATGCTTCCGCGACCCCGGCCGCGGCTCCCGGCTGCCCGCCTCCGCCCTGGTCGCGGCCCTGCCCGTACTGCCCGACCCGGACGCGGTGTTCGACGCCCTGCGGGCCCGCGCCGACGGGGAGGTACTGCGCGCCCTGGCCGCGCTGACCACCCCCGCGCTGGCCCGCCGCGCCGGTGACCTCGTACGGGAGCACCTCGCGCGGCACCCCGAGGACGCCCCGCACGCCGCCGCCTTCGTCGACCGGCGCCTGGAGCAGGGCCCGGCCGCCGCACCCGTGCTGCGCCCGCTGGTCCTGGGCCTGCTGCGGACCGCCCCGCCGCCCGTACGGGCCGCGCTGGCCGGCGTACTCGCCCCGCCCGGCGGGGAGCCCGGCTCCGCGCTGCGGGCCGAGCTGGCCGAGACTCTGCTGCGCGAGGAGCCCGATCCGCAGGTGCTCGGCGCCTTCCTGACGGCCCTCGCCGCCGCGACCAGCGCCCGGCCCGAGGAGCGGACCCGCGAACTGCTCCGTCGCACCGGCCGGCAGCTGCTGCGGACCCCGGGCGGACCCGAGGTGTTCGAGCAGCGCATCGTGGAGCTGGTCCGGGCCGACCCGGTCTTCGGGGCGCTGGTGGCCCGCTGGCTCGCCGAGTCCGGGGCGGAGGCCGCGGCACTGCTCGGGCCGGGCGCCCGCCGTACCGTGGAGACCCTCAGCCGGTCCGCGCCGGACGTCACCTGA
- the truB gene encoding tRNA pseudouridine(55) synthase TruB, translating into MSTNAGKTPDGLVIVDKPSGFTSHDVVAKMRGIAKTRRVGHAGTLDPMATGVLVLGVEKATKLLGHLALTEKEYLGTIRLGQYTLTDDAEGEITRSADASGVTREAVDAGIAKLTGDIMQVPSKVSAIKIKGVRSYKRARDGEDFEIPARPVTISSFQVYDMREAEAEDGTKVVDLVVSVVCSSGTYIRALARDLGADLGVGGHLTALRRTRVGPYKLDKARTLDQLQEELTVMPIGEAAAAAFARWDLDARRASLLANGVRIEMPDEYQDGRTVAVYGPQGQLLGLVESKGGKAKSLAVFV; encoded by the coding sequence ATGAGCACCAACGCAGGGAAGACTCCGGACGGCCTTGTCATCGTCGACAAGCCGTCCGGCTTCACTTCGCACGACGTGGTCGCCAAGATGCGCGGGATCGCCAAGACCCGCCGCGTCGGCCACGCCGGCACCCTCGACCCCATGGCGACGGGCGTGCTCGTCCTCGGCGTCGAGAAGGCCACCAAGCTCCTCGGCCACCTCGCGCTGACCGAGAAGGAATACCTCGGGACGATCCGCCTCGGGCAGTACACCCTCACGGACGACGCCGAGGGCGAGATCACCCGGTCCGCCGACGCCTCCGGGGTCACCCGGGAGGCCGTCGACGCGGGCATCGCCAAGCTGACCGGCGACATCATGCAGGTCCCGTCCAAGGTCAGCGCCATCAAGATCAAGGGCGTGCGCTCCTACAAGCGCGCCCGCGACGGCGAGGACTTCGAGATCCCGGCCCGCCCGGTGACCATCTCGTCGTTCCAGGTGTACGACATGCGGGAGGCGGAGGCCGAGGACGGCACCAAGGTCGTCGACCTGGTCGTCTCCGTCGTCTGCTCCAGCGGCACCTACATCCGGGCCCTCGCCCGCGACCTGGGCGCCGACCTGGGCGTCGGCGGCCACCTCACGGCGCTGCGGCGCACCCGGGTGGGCCCGTACAAGCTCGACAAGGCGCGCACGCTGGACCAGCTCCAGGAGGAGCTGACCGTCATGCCGATCGGCGAGGCGGCCGCGGCCGCGTTCGCGCGCTGGGACCTGGACGCCCGGCGGGCCTCGCTGCTCGCCAACGGCGTGCGGATCGAGATGCCCGACGAGTACCAGGACGGCCGCACCGTGGCCGTCTACGGGCCCCAGGGCCAGCTGCTCGGGCTCGTGGAGAGCAAGGGCGGCAAGGCGAAGTCCCTGGCGGTCTTCGTCTGA
- a CDS encoding bifunctional riboflavin kinase/FAD synthetase, translating into MQRWRGLEDIPQDWGRSVVTIGSYDGVHRGHQLIIGRAVAKARALGVPSVVVTFSPHPSEVVRPGSHPPILAPYDRRAELMAGLGVDALLILPFTAEFSQLSPADFIVKVLVDKLHARAVIEGPNFRFGHRAAGNVDFLRELGSTYDYEVEVVDLVERGEAGGGVPFSSTLARRLVAEGDMEGAAEILGRPHRVEGVVVRGAQRGRELGYPTANVETAPHTAIPADGVYAGWLTADGERMPAAISVGTNVQFDATERTVEAYAIDRVGLDLYGKQVSVDFLAYVRGMAKFESLDGLLEAIADDVKRARALTDAFDTARR; encoded by the coding sequence GTGCAGCGCTGGCGTGGCTTGGAGGACATCCCCCAGGACTGGGGACGCAGCGTCGTCACCATCGGCTCCTACGACGGTGTGCACCGCGGACACCAGCTGATCATCGGACGGGCCGTGGCGAAGGCCCGCGCCCTGGGCGTGCCCTCGGTCGTCGTGACCTTCAGCCCGCACCCGAGCGAGGTGGTCCGCCCCGGCAGCCACCCGCCGATCCTGGCCCCGTACGACCGCCGCGCCGAACTGATGGCCGGCCTCGGCGTCGACGCGCTGCTGATCCTGCCCTTCACGGCGGAGTTCTCCCAGCTGTCCCCGGCCGACTTCATCGTCAAGGTCCTGGTCGACAAGCTGCACGCGCGCGCCGTCATCGAGGGCCCGAACTTCCGCTTCGGCCACCGGGCCGCCGGGAACGTCGACTTCCTGCGCGAGCTGGGCTCCACCTACGACTACGAGGTCGAGGTCGTGGACCTGGTCGAACGCGGCGAGGCGGGCGGCGGTGTGCCGTTCTCCTCCACCCTGGCCCGCCGGCTCGTCGCCGAGGGGGACATGGAGGGCGCCGCCGAGATCCTGGGCCGCCCCCACCGGGTCGAGGGCGTCGTGGTGCGCGGTGCGCAGCGCGGGCGCGAACTCGGCTACCCCACGGCCAACGTGGAGACGGCGCCGCACACCGCGATCCCGGCCGACGGGGTCTACGCGGGGTGGCTGACGGCGGACGGCGAGCGGATGCCGGCGGCGATCTCGGTCGGCACGAACGTGCAGTTCGACGCGACCGAGCGGACCGTGGAGGCGTACGCGATCGACCGCGTCGGGCTCGACCTGTACGGCAAGCAGGTGTCGGTGGACTTCCTCGCGTACGTGCGCGGGATGGCGAAGTTCGAGTCGCTCGACGGGCTGCTGGAGGCCATCGCGGACGACGTGAAGCGGGCGCGCGCCCTGACGGACGCCTTCGACACGGCACGCCGCTAG
- a CDS encoding DUF503 domain-containing protein, with the protein MYVGTLSFDLLLGDVHSLKEKRSVVRPIVAELQRKFAVSAAEVGDQDLHRRARIGVALVSGDAGFVSDVLDRCERLVAARPEVELLSVRRRFHGDED; encoded by the coding sequence ATGTACGTGGGGACTCTGTCCTTCGATCTGCTCCTCGGCGACGTCCATTCGCTGAAGGAGAAACGCTCCGTCGTCCGGCCCATCGTCGCCGAGCTCCAGCGCAAGTTCGCCGTGAGCGCGGCCGAGGTGGGCGACCAGGACCTGCACCGCAGGGCCCGCATAGGGGTCGCCCTGGTGAGCGGGGACGCGGGGTTCGTATCGGACGTACTGGACCGCTGCGAGCGGCTGGTCGCGGCGCGTCCGGAAGTGGAGCTGCTGTCCGTCAGGCGGCGGTTCCACGGTGATGAAGACTGA